A stretch of DNA from Desulfosarcina ovata subsp. ovata:
TACTGATGGCAATAATTCTGGCGCCGACCGTTACCGGGCGATTACTTCCCAGCCTGACAATTTCACGCTCTTGAATGGCACGCAGCAGCTTGGCCTGAAGTGGCAACGCCATCTCGGTAATCTCATCCAAAACCAACGTGCCGTTGCCGGCACCTTCGAACTTCCCCAGCTTGCGCGAAATCGCACCGGTAAAGGCGCCCTTTTCATGACCAAACAGTTCGCTTTCGGCAAGCTGTTCCGGTAGTGCCGCACAGTTAACAGCGATATAGGGTTGGTCGTTTCGTTGGCTGTTGGCATGAATGTAAGCGGCCAACAACTCCTTTCCCGTGCCACTTTCGCCAGTGATCAGAACATTGGCCGTGCTTGGGGCAACTTTTCTGGCAACGTCCAGGACGCGTTGAAGAGACCTATCCTGCGTGACAATCGTTTTTTGATTGGAATGATTCCGCTGCGACATAGACGATCTGGGAAGGGTTTCCCGCATCGCCTTATCCATGGCGGCCTTGACAAGATCAATTTCGAAAGGGTCAACGATAAAGTCGGCCGCACCTGCCTGCATAGATCGAATCACATCCTTGGGCGTGCATGCATTCGAGCCCATTAGAATATAGGTCTTTGGAAAATCCTGTTTGATTTTTTTGACGAGTTCGATACCGTCCATATCACCCAAAGCCAAGTCGATATATATGATTTGATGCGCCCGGTGATGGAGGCGTTCAATTGCCTGATTGGCATCTGAACAAAACTCTGCCTGCACCTCTTTTCTTTCGAACATGCGTCGAAAAATATTTTGCAGTGCGGATTCATTTATCACCAGTAAAACGGAAGTCACATCCATATCGTCTCTTCAGCCAGGCTGCAGACCTGGAAATGGTATTAACCTTCTTGGATATGAAAAAGATACAAGGCGGCCAACCGCAGAAAGAAGTCAATTCAATCGTTTGACTGAAAAGTGTTTTGCAATTTAGTTGCCATGAAACAAGTGATCGTCGGTTGACAACCAATCGCCCTTTAATACTTTTTATTTCTCTTTTATTACTATAGGTTATAAATAAGACAAAATGAGAAGAGAGGAACTGACAAAACTGACTGCGGGCAGATTAAAATGGGCTAACGTCAGCATCTTGACGTCATTCCCAAAAAAAAAGCGGGCACGATGCCCGCTTTTTTTTGTGTGGGGGAGGAAAAATCGTTCAGGCACACTTTTGCAATTCGTAACGTTTAATTTTTTCAACCAATGTCGTTCGTTTGACATGCAGGAGTTTGGCGGCTTTATTTTTAACCCATTGGGTTTTTTCTAAAGACTGATAAATAAGGCGTTTTTCGAACTCACTGACCGCTGTGTTCAAACAGATCCCATCACCGGAAATCTCCGGTGCCGCGAAACTGTTCGTGGGGATCTGCGCTCGCATTTTTGGCGGCAAGTCGTCAATTCCCAGCGATCCCTGCCCCTTTATGACCACCAAGCGCTCCATCAGGTTGGCTAGTTCCCTTACGTTTCCCGGCCAGGAGTGCCGCATCAGCGCATCCA
This window harbors:
- a CDS encoding sigma-54-dependent transcriptional regulator, producing the protein MDVTSVLLVINESALQNIFRRMFERKEVQAEFCSDANQAIERLHHRAHQIIYIDLALGDMDGIELVKKIKQDFPKTYILMGSNACTPKDVIRSMQAGAADFIVDPFEIDLVKAAMDKAMRETLPRSSMSQRNHSNQKTIVTQDRSLQRVLDVARKVAPSTANVLITGESGTGKELLAAYIHANSQRNDQPYIAVNCAALPEQLAESELFGHEKGAFTGAISRKLGKFEGAGNGTLVLDEITEMALPLQAKLLRAIQEREIVRLGSNRPVTVGARIIAISNRNIKKAVMANEFREDLYYRISVIPLTIPPLRERNNDIPLLANHFFERFSKQNQSTMTRISDSAMELLSRQKWPGNVRELENTIERGVLIGHGEELLPEHLFMEEVFQDDNRKPSLEAGMTVREMEKELIFNTLNAVEDNRTHAAKMLGISIRTLRNKLNEYREEMDRTG